The following proteins are co-located in the Sphingobacteriaceae bacterium genome:
- a CDS encoding T9SS type A sorting domain-containing protein: MNSLKAHIYIVLLLLLGNSMCFSQGLKFDYQYDINNANSFSNTVFKYGDRYCVFGLCSNSLTGQQNGLSLLVTDTFGIEVSQQQFYHPDNNLFFSNSVHNFVQLQKNYVIFSGHIQVAFEHRRGALVKFNLSTKDTAWVKTYTEPGDTTKFLTSTFLADSSIIVFGERYYQVGMNGFTKAFIMKIDKDGNYKWHKYISNWVNHYYWFQKIIKLNESDFVVAGTKLFDVCNPQGFIMRIDTNGNKQYELGLSGINFTYVHDMIQLSDNSFLIGGSHISFNDCNNNKSRRFLYKFNGSNGLKIKSQIYNNPTISANSFLTLSQTQSGKIWAGGVTGNPGNQYQSTGDFTMFNSNLDSLQRVVLTEFNSGDNSVPYSLLNTKDGGFVTAIYHTPNQSQQKNRLLKADSTGCYSQIFPNVIVNSGTLCLGNSFTLVPFGAQTYSFSSGTPIVTPTISTSFSVIGTNSLGCVSATPAISNVTVLALPLPTVSASTSNTLMCIGETVTLTASGADTYTWNSLDSGPEIYVSPISNTVYIVTGKNTFGCHDMVTINQLVDPCAGMEEVNENSANVNIFPNPFKDNIQINIAAQNLNKLFIRISNTLGQTVKELREINENNQIQLTEFSAGIYFVQIINSGKVISSKKIVKE, encoded by the coding sequence GTGAATTCACTAAAAGCACATATTTATATTGTACTGCTTTTATTATTGGGAAATTCTATGTGCTTTTCTCAAGGATTAAAATTCGATTATCAGTACGACATTAACAATGCAAATTCATTTTCGAATACAGTATTTAAATATGGAGATCGATATTGTGTTTTCGGTTTATGCAGCAACAGTTTAACAGGGCAACAAAACGGCTTAAGTCTATTGGTAACCGATACTTTCGGTATTGAAGTTTCACAACAACAATTTTACCATCCGGATAACAATTTGTTTTTTAGTAACAGTGTACATAATTTTGTTCAATTGCAGAAAAATTATGTGATATTTTCAGGTCATATTCAAGTAGCATTTGAACATAGAAGAGGTGCCTTGGTAAAATTTAATTTATCAACAAAAGATACAGCATGGGTAAAAACCTATACAGAACCTGGTGATACTACAAAGTTTTTAACTAGTACATTTTTAGCTGATAGTAGTATAATTGTTTTTGGGGAAAGATATTATCAAGTTGGAATGAATGGATTTACTAAAGCATTTATAATGAAAATTGATAAGGATGGTAATTATAAATGGCATAAATATATAAGCAATTGGGTAAATCATTATTACTGGTTTCAAAAAATAATAAAATTAAACGAAAGTGATTTTGTAGTTGCAGGCACTAAACTATTTGATGTGTGTAATCCGCAAGGTTTCATTATGCGTATAGACACAAATGGTAACAAACAATATGAATTAGGTTTATCTGGGATAAATTTCACATATGTTCATGATATGATTCAATTAAGTGATAATAGTTTTTTAATTGGCGGTAGTCATATTTCATTTAACGATTGTAACAACAATAAATCCAGAAGATTCTTATATAAATTTAACGGATCAAACGGATTAAAAATAAAATCTCAAATTTATAATAATCCAACTATAAGCGCAAATAGTTTTCTTACCTTGAGTCAAACACAATCAGGAAAAATTTGGGCTGGTGGTGTAACCGGTAATCCAGGAAACCAATATCAGAGTACAGGAGATTTTACAATGTTCAATTCGAATTTAGATAGTTTGCAACGGGTTGTGTTAACTGAATTTAATTCAGGGGATAATTCTGTACCCTATTCTTTACTGAACACAAAGGATGGAGGGTTTGTTACTGCCATTTATCATACACCGAATCAATCACAACAAAAAAACCGTTTATTAAAGGCGGACAGTACTGGATGTTATTCTCAAATTTTTCCAAACGTAATTGTAAACAGCGGTACACTTTGTTTGGGCAATTCATTCACTTTGGTTCCATTTGGCGCTCAAACTTACAGTTTTTCAAGTGGTACGCCCATTGTTACTCCAACTATAAGCACAAGCTTTTCCGTAATTGGTACAAATTCATTGGGTTGTGTTTCAGCAACGCCTGCAATTTCGAATGTAACGGTATTAGCTTTACCTTTACCAACAGTTAGCGCAAGCACAAGTAATACATTAATGTGCATTGGAGAAACCGTTACATTAACAGCAAGTGGTGCTGATACCTACACTTGGAATTCCTTAGATTCAGGTCCTGAAATTTATGTTAGTCCTATTTCAAATACAGTATATATTGTAACCGGTAAAAACACATTTGGCTGCCATGATATGGTTACCATAAATCAACTGGTAGATCCCTGTGCCGGAATGGAAGAAGTAAATGAAAATTCTGCCAATGTAAATATTTTCCCCAACCCTTTTAAAGACAATATTCAAATAAATATTGCTGCTCAAAATTTAAATAAACTATTCATACGTATAAGCAACACTTTAGGACAAACAGTAAAGGAGCTTCGTGAAATTAATGAAAACAATCAAATTCAATTAACTGAATTTTCTGCCGGAATTTATTTTGTGCAAATTATTAATTCTGGTAAGGTGATATCATCAAAGAAAATAGTTAAGGAGTAA
- a CDS encoding SPFH/Band 7/PHB domain protein, with protein MVYLIGGFVLVLIFFSGVRIVRPTHRGLIERLGKYSKLANPGFHWIIPGVEKMFLVNVTEQMIDAEPQEIITNDNLNASVDAQVYFRVKADEDSVKAAMYTVNMYQWQIVNLARTTLRNIIGTLTLKSANSERGKINTELHNTLHKETNTWGVEIIRTELKQIDPPKDVQETMNKVVKAENEKIAAIDSATAAETVADGVKRGKIKEAEGIKQAKILHAEGEAEAIKLVNEAAEQYFVGNAQVLRKLEAMENSLSNNSKIIVPSGSDLVNVVSEMAGIIPLPKK; from the coding sequence ATGGTTTATTTAATAGGTGGTTTTGTTTTGGTTTTGATTTTTTTTAGCGGGGTTAGAATTGTGAGACCAACACACAGAGGTTTAATTGAGCGATTAGGAAAATACAGCAAATTGGCAAATCCCGGATTTCATTGGATAATCCCTGGCGTAGAAAAAATGTTTTTAGTAAATGTTACCGAACAAATGATAGATGCGGAGCCGCAAGAAATTATTACCAATGATAATTTGAATGCGAGTGTTGATGCACAGGTGTATTTTCGGGTGAAAGCCGATGAGGATAGTGTAAAGGCTGCCATGTACACGGTAAATATGTATCAATGGCAAATTGTCAATTTAGCGCGTACCACACTTAGAAATATTATTGGAACGCTTACCTTAAAATCTGCAAACAGTGAGCGTGGAAAAATTAATACTGAATTGCACAACACCTTGCACAAAGAAACAAATACCTGGGGTGTGGAAATTATTCGTACCGAATTAAAGCAAATTGATCCGCCAAAGGATGTGCAGGAAACCATGAACAAGGTTGTAAAAGCGGAAAACGAAAAAATTGCTGCCATAGATTCTGCCACTGCGGCTGAAACTGTTGCCGATGGTGTAAAGCGAGGAAAAATTAAAGAAGCCGAAGGAATTAAGCAAGCCAAAATATTACATGCCGAAGGTGAGGCGGAAGCGATTAAATTAGTAAATGAAGCGGCTGAACAATATTTTGTGGGCAACGCACAAGTTTTAAGAAAGTTGGAAGCCATGGAAAATTCATTGAGTAATAACTCAAAAATCATTGTTCCTTCTGGTTCTGATTTGGTGAATGTAGTAAGCGAAATGGCTGGGATAATTCCATTACCGAAGAAATAA
- a CDS encoding arginine--tRNA ligase, whose translation MNIAHQLLGTQIQKALQELYNIATDQIVLQKTRKEFKGDLTLVVFPYVKDAKRTPELLGNEIGQFVQKNEPQLKSFNVVKGFLNLELSDAFWLKYFSTIKTNTEVGKKKAKSSGKQIMLEYSSPNTNKPLHLGHIRNHLLGFSVGEILRANGDEVIKVSIVNDRGIHICKSMLAWQKFGNGETPQSSGMKGDHLVGKYYVAFDKAYKEEIKNLIAEGQSKEEAEKNAPLMKECQEMLKQWEAGNAEVLELWKKMNGWVYDGFQVTYDTLGIDFDKTYYESNTYVLGKEHVQDGLNKGVFYKKENGNVAIDLTPDGLDEKVVLRGDGTSIYITQDIGTAIERFREFPKLNQLIYTVGNEQDYHFKALFKILEKLGYDWAKELYHLSYGMVELPEGKMKSREGTVVDADDILKEMFQTAEATTKELGKVDDFSEDELKELYKTIGLGALKYFMLKVDPKKKMLFDPKESIDFNGHTGPFIQYTHARIKSVLRKADIAYENNIENIALNDLERELIQWIYGFEEAVEEAGKLHNPSVVANYIYELVKCFNRFFHDHSILKEENKEVKIFRLQLAKSCGQTIANGMNMLGIQVPERM comes from the coding sequence ATGAATATTGCACATCAACTGTTAGGTACTCAAATTCAAAAAGCGCTTCAGGAACTTTATAATATTGCTACTGATCAAATTGTGCTTCAAAAAACCCGTAAAGAATTTAAGGGCGATTTAACATTGGTGGTTTTTCCCTATGTGAAGGATGCGAAACGAACACCCGAATTGTTGGGCAACGAAATCGGACAATTTGTTCAGAAAAACGAGCCGCAATTAAAAAGTTTTAATGTGGTAAAAGGTTTTTTGAATCTGGAACTTAGTGATGCTTTTTGGTTAAAATATTTTTCTACAATAAAAACGAATACTGAAGTTGGTAAGAAGAAAGCAAAAAGCAGCGGTAAACAAATTATGTTGGAATATTCTTCTCCCAATACCAATAAACCATTGCACTTAGGCCATATCCGAAATCATTTATTGGGTTTTTCTGTAGGTGAAATATTAAGAGCCAATGGGGATGAAGTGATTAAAGTAAGCATAGTAAACGACCGCGGTATTCATATTTGTAAAAGTATGCTGGCCTGGCAAAAATTCGGGAATGGAGAAACGCCTCAGAGTAGTGGAATGAAAGGCGATCATTTGGTGGGAAAATATTATGTGGCTTTTGATAAAGCGTATAAAGAAGAAATAAAAAATTTAATTGCTGAAGGACAAAGTAAAGAAGAAGCAGAAAAAAATGCACCATTGATGAAGGAGTGCCAGGAAATGCTCAAGCAATGGGAAGCGGGAAATGCAGAAGTGCTTGAACTTTGGAAAAAGATGAATGGTTGGGTGTATGATGGTTTTCAGGTTACTTACGATACTTTGGGTATCGATTTTGATAAAACTTATTATGAAAGCAATACTTATGTTTTGGGTAAGGAGCATGTGCAGGACGGATTAAACAAAGGTGTTTTTTATAAAAAAGAAAACGGAAATGTAGCCATTGATTTAACACCGGATGGATTAGATGAAAAAGTGGTATTACGCGGAGATGGAACCAGCATTTATATTACACAGGATATCGGGACAGCCATTGAACGATTCAGAGAATTCCCGAAATTAAATCAATTAATTTATACGGTGGGGAATGAACAAGATTATCATTTTAAAGCCTTGTTTAAAATATTAGAAAAATTAGGATATGATTGGGCAAAAGAATTGTATCACTTAAGTTACGGTATGGTGGAATTACCCGAAGGAAAAATGAAGAGTAGGGAAGGAACCGTAGTGGATGCCGATGATATTTTAAAGGAAATGTTTCAAACCGCTGAAGCTACCACTAAAGAATTGGGTAAAGTGGATGATTTTTCAGAAGATGAATTAAAAGAATTATACAAAACTATTGGATTAGGCGCACTTAAATATTTTATGTTGAAGGTTGATCCTAAAAAGAAAATGTTGTTCGATCCTAAAGAGAGCATTGATTTTAACGGGCATACCGGTCCGTTTATTCAATATACCCACGCGCGCATTAAATCTGTGTTGCGCAAAGCAGATATAGCTTACGAAAACAATATTGAAAATATTGCATTAAACGATTTAGAAAGAGAATTAATTCAGTGGATTTACGGTTTTGAAGAAGCGGTTGAAGAAGCCGGTAAACTGCATAACCCATCTGTTGTGGCGAATTATATTTATGAATTGGTAAAATGTTTCAATCGTTTTTTTCATGATCATTCTATTTTAAAAGAAGAAAATAAGGAAGTGAAAATATTCCGATTGCAGCTAGCGAAATCTTGCGGACAAACCATTGCTAATGGCATGAACATGTTAGGTATTCAAGTACCGGAGCGAATGTAA
- a CDS encoding EI24 domain-containing protein: protein MKFFKDIFNGIGNCFKGFPMLFEKGLWPYMFYPLLIWILLWVGSIFGLFLLAENLTDSIKEYFAFDAIPEEGHWLSFARPFLVSKVGIIVGWVLKFLFWMMSGTFIKYILLMVLSPIFSLLSEKTEEKLTGKNFPFSFVQLLKDIGRGIVISLRNMILEYFFIFIGFILCLFVPPLIFVTTPILLLMGWYFVGFALLDYSCERHRLGVGKGIQLIKKNKGYAIGIGMVYSFFMALPFVPGQILGMMFGPAVAVIGATLSFLQIQKERGQ, encoded by the coding sequence ATGAAATTTTTTAAAGACATATTTAATGGAATAGGTAATTGCTTCAAAGGGTTTCCAATGCTATTTGAAAAAGGTTTATGGCCTTATATGTTTTATCCTTTACTTATTTGGATTTTATTATGGGTTGGAAGTATTTTTGGTTTGTTTTTACTGGCCGAAAATTTAACGGACTCCATTAAAGAATATTTTGCTTTTGATGCTATTCCGGAAGAGGGACATTGGCTTTCCTTTGCCCGGCCGTTTTTGGTGAGTAAGGTGGGAATAATTGTAGGCTGGGTTTTAAAGTTTTTATTTTGGATGATGAGCGGAACGTTTATCAAATATATTTTGTTGATGGTGCTCTCTCCAATATTTTCTTTATTGTCGGAAAAAACGGAAGAAAAGTTAACAGGAAAAAATTTTCCATTCTCCTTTGTTCAGTTATTGAAAGATATTGGCAGAGGAATTGTAATTAGTTTACGAAATATGATTTTAGAATACTTTTTTATTTTCATCGGATTTATACTTTGCCTGTTTGTCCCTCCTTTAATTTTTGTTACCACACCCATTTTATTACTTATGGGATGGTATTTTGTGGGCTTTGCATTATTGGATTACAGTTGTGAAAGACATCGCTTAGGAGTTGGAAAAGGAATACAGTTGATCAAAAAAAATAAAGGTTACGCCATTGGCATTGGTATGGTATATAGTTTTTTTATGGCACTTCCTTTTGTACCCGGACAAATTTTAGGTATGATGTTTGGTCCGGCTGTTGCAGTGATTGGCGCAACATTGAGTTTTTTACAGATTCAGAAAGAAAGGGGACAATAA
- a CDS encoding amidohydrolase: protein MYTIDTHTHIMPKEMPDYSKKFGYGDFIHLKHHKPGKAWMMQGEKQFREIEENCWDAEVRIKQMQEHKADVQVICTIPVLFSYWAKAKDGLEVSKFLNDDIATTVNNYPDKFVGLCTVPMQDTKLAIQELERCMKNGYKGIQIGSNVNNLNLNETQFDEFWAACESLNAAVLVHPWQMMGQEHMNKYWLPWLVGMPAEISRAICSMIFGGIFEKYKKLKVCFAHGGGSFLPTISRIEHGWECRPDLVAIDNEHNPKNYLGKFWVDSHVCDHKMLQYIIDLIGEDKVVQGSDYPFPLGEAVPGELVRSSPLNKATQEKIMASNAKTWLGI from the coding sequence ATGTACACAATTGATACCCACACCCATATAATGCCCAAGGAAATGCCGGATTACAGCAAAAAATTTGGCTATGGCGACTTTATTCATTTAAAACATCATAAACCCGGAAAAGCATGGATGATGCAAGGCGAGAAACAATTTAGAGAAATTGAAGAGAATTGTTGGGATGCGGAAGTTAGAATTAAACAAATGCAGGAACATAAAGCCGATGTGCAGGTAATTTGTACCATACCGGTTTTATTTTCTTACTGGGCTAAGGCCAAAGATGGTTTAGAAGTGAGTAAATTTTTAAACGATGATATTGCAACTACTGTAAATAATTATCCGGATAAATTTGTGGGATTATGCACTGTGCCCATGCAGGATACGAAATTGGCTATACAGGAATTAGAGCGCTGCATGAAAAACGGTTACAAAGGAATACAAATTGGCAGCAACGTAAATAATTTAAATTTAAACGAAACGCAGTTTGATGAATTTTGGGCCGCTTGTGAAAGTTTAAATGCTGCAGTTTTAGTTCACCCTTGGCAAATGATGGGACAAGAACATATGAATAAATATTGGTTGCCTTGGTTAGTGGGCATGCCTGCAGAAATTAGTCGCGCAATTTGCAGTATGATATTTGGCGGTATTTTTGAAAAATATAAAAAATTAAAAGTTTGTTTTGCCCACGGTGGCGGATCTTTTTTACCAACCATTAGCCGAATTGAACACGGCTGGGAATGCCGACCGGATTTAGTGGCTATTGATAACGAACATAATCCTAAAAATTATTTGGGTAAATTTTGGGTAGACTCTCACGTTTGTGATCATAAAATGCTGCAATACATTATTGACTTAATTGGAGAAGATAAAGTGGTGCAAGGCTCGGATTATCCTTTTCCCTTAGGAGAAGCGGTGCCCGGAGAATTAGTTCGCAGCTCGCCATTAAATAAAGCGACTCAGGAAAAAATAATGGCTAGCAATGCAAAAACCTGGTTGGGTATTTAA